In Streptomyces ambofaciens ATCC 23877, a single genomic region encodes these proteins:
- a CDS encoding DsbA family protein — translation MSKRNSQSAKSAARERLRQERERQAKRDKAKRQVIVACSIVGVLAIAGGISYAVVQSNKPSGWDKAAEAKVVAPANTSGKNGTTVTLGDAKGDDVVHLYEDPRCPGCASFEQSIGETVNKGMEDGTYKLSFTIGTFLDGNLGGEGSKNALSALGAALNVSPDAFIDYKTALYSSEYHPEESTDEFAKDDYLIKVANTVDALKDNKKFQDAVKKGTYDAWAMKMGDSFQKAEGVESTPTVKINDKVIETPSTDAEWQKALKDAGVTK, via the coding sequence ATGAGCAAGCGGAACAGTCAGTCGGCGAAGTCGGCGGCCCGTGAGCGCCTGCGCCAGGAGCGCGAGCGCCAGGCCAAGCGCGACAAGGCCAAGCGGCAGGTCATCGTGGCCTGCTCCATCGTCGGCGTGCTGGCGATAGCCGGCGGCATCAGCTACGCCGTCGTCCAGAGCAACAAGCCCTCGGGCTGGGACAAGGCCGCCGAGGCCAAGGTGGTGGCCCCGGCCAACACCTCCGGCAAGAACGGCACCACGGTCACCCTCGGCGACGCCAAGGGCGACGACGTCGTCCACCTCTACGAGGACCCGCGCTGCCCGGGCTGCGCCTCCTTCGAGCAGTCCATCGGCGAGACCGTCAACAAGGGCATGGAGGACGGCACCTACAAGCTCTCCTTCACGATCGGCACCTTCCTCGACGGGAACCTCGGCGGCGAGGGTTCGAAGAACGCGCTGAGCGCGCTCGGTGCCGCGCTGAACGTCAGCCCGGACGCGTTCATCGACTACAAGACCGCGCTGTACTCGTCCGAGTACCACCCGGAGGAGTCCACCGACGAGTTCGCCAAGGACGACTACCTGATCAAGGTGGCGAACACGGTCGACGCCCTGAAGGACAACAAGAAGTTCCAGGACGCCGTGAAGAAGGGCACCTACGACGCCTGGGCGATGAAGATGGGTGACTCCTTCCAGAAGGCCGAGGGCGTCGAGTCGACCCCGACGGTCAAGATCAACGACAAGGTGATCGAGACGCCGAGCACCGACGCCGAGTGGCAGAAGGCGCTCAAGGACGCGGGCGTCACCAAGTAA
- a CDS encoding alkaline phosphatase D family protein: protein MTSRHRSSESTLPASAEHAGPRTPSRRTVVKAAAAGAVLAAPLAAALPAGAAGAAPAFLHGVASGDPLPDGVLLWTRVTPTPESIPGSGVGPDTEVNWVVARDKAFTDVVAKGSVTATAASDHTVKADVRGLAPATDYWFRFSAGPTDSPAARTRTAPAADAAVPGLRFGVVSCANWEAGHFSPYRHLAARGDLDAWLHLGDYLYEYGTGEYGTRDTVVRPHAPAHEILTLADYRVRHGLYKTDPDLQALHAAAPVVAIWDDHEIANDTWSGGAGNHTEGAEGTWAARQAAAKQAYFEWMPVRTAIAGTTYRRLRFGKLADLSLLDLRSFRSQQVALGDGEVDDPDRTLTGRAQLDWLKAGLSSSDTTWRLVGNSVMISPFAVGSIPAELLKPLAELLGLPGEGLALNTDQWDGYTDDRRELLAHLRANAVRNTVFLTGDIHMAWANDVPHHAATYPLSASAATEFVVTSVTSDNLDDIVKVPEGTVSAIAAPVIRAANRHVHWVDTDRHGYGVLDVTPDRTQMDYYVVSDRTDPDATSAWARSYRTRSGTQRVERVYAPV from the coding sequence GTGACCAGTCGACACAGATCATCCGAGAGCACCCTCCCTGCGTCCGCCGAGCACGCGGGCCCCCGCACCCCGAGCCGCCGTACGGTCGTCAAGGCCGCGGCGGCCGGCGCCGTCCTGGCCGCCCCGCTCGCCGCCGCGCTGCCCGCCGGTGCCGCCGGTGCCGCCCCCGCCTTCCTGCACGGCGTCGCCTCCGGCGATCCGCTGCCCGACGGTGTGCTGCTGTGGACCCGGGTGACCCCGACCCCCGAGTCCATACCGGGTTCGGGAGTCGGCCCGGACACGGAGGTGAACTGGGTCGTCGCCCGGGACAAGGCGTTCACCGACGTCGTCGCCAAGGGATCCGTCACCGCGACGGCGGCCTCCGACCACACCGTCAAGGCCGACGTCCGGGGCCTCGCCCCCGCCACGGACTACTGGTTCCGCTTCTCCGCCGGCCCCACCGACTCCCCCGCGGCCCGCACCCGCACCGCCCCCGCGGCCGACGCGGCCGTCCCGGGCCTGCGCTTCGGCGTGGTGTCCTGCGCCAACTGGGAGGCCGGCCACTTCTCCCCGTACCGCCACCTCGCGGCCCGCGGCGACCTGGACGCCTGGCTGCACCTGGGCGACTATCTCTACGAGTACGGCACCGGCGAGTACGGCACCCGCGACACCGTCGTACGGCCGCACGCGCCCGCCCACGAGATCCTCACGCTCGCCGACTACCGCGTCCGGCACGGCCTCTACAAGACCGACCCCGACCTCCAGGCGCTGCACGCCGCCGCGCCGGTCGTGGCGATCTGGGACGACCACGAGATCGCCAACGACACCTGGTCGGGCGGTGCGGGGAACCACACCGAGGGCGCCGAGGGCACCTGGGCGGCGCGCCAGGCCGCCGCCAAGCAGGCCTACTTCGAGTGGATGCCGGTCCGCACCGCGATCGCCGGGACCACCTACCGCAGGCTGCGCTTCGGCAAGCTCGCCGACCTCTCGCTGCTGGACCTGCGCTCCTTCCGCTCGCAGCAGGTGGCGCTCGGCGACGGCGAGGTCGACGACCCGGACCGCACCCTCACCGGCCGCGCCCAGCTGGACTGGCTCAAGGCGGGGCTCAGCTCCTCCGACACCACGTGGCGGCTGGTCGGCAACTCGGTGATGATCTCCCCGTTCGCCGTCGGCTCGATCCCCGCCGAGCTGCTGAAGCCGCTCGCCGAGCTGCTCGGTCTGCCCGGGGAGGGGCTCGCCCTCAACACGGACCAGTGGGACGGGTACACCGACGACCGCCGCGAACTGCTGGCCCACCTGCGCGCGAACGCCGTCCGCAACACCGTGTTCCTGACCGGCGACATCCACATGGCGTGGGCCAACGACGTGCCGCACCACGCCGCCACGTACCCGCTGTCCGCCTCGGCCGCCACGGAGTTCGTCGTCACGTCGGTGACCTCCGACAACCTCGACGACATCGTGAAGGTCCCCGAGGGCACGGTCTCGGCGATCGCGGCGCCGGTCATCCGGGCCGCGAACCGGCACGTCCACTGGGTCGACACCGACCGGCACGGCTACGGCGTGCTGGACGTCACGCCGGACCGGACGCAGATGGACTACTACGTCGTCTCCGACCGCACCGACCCGGACGCCACGTCGGCCTGGGCCCGTTCGTACCGCACGCGCAGCGGCACCCAGCGGGTCGAGCGCGTCTACGCGCCCGTCTGA
- a CDS encoding dienelactone hydrolase family protein produces MNIVLFHSTLGPRPAVGQAADRLRDAGHQVWTPDLFEGRTFDTVEEGMAHQEGIGREELLKRAVLAAAPYSERGLVYAGFSLGASIAQTLALGDHRARGLLLLHGTSDIAPNAAVDDLPVQLHVAEPDAFETDDWLSAWYLQMGRIGADVEVHRYAGAGHLYTDPELPDYDEEAAEATWRVALGFLDSLQEADAAQTGA; encoded by the coding sequence ATGAACATCGTGCTCTTTCACTCGACCCTCGGTCCGAGGCCCGCGGTCGGACAGGCCGCCGACCGGCTGCGCGACGCCGGGCACCAGGTGTGGACCCCGGATCTCTTCGAGGGCCGGACCTTCGACACGGTCGAGGAGGGCATGGCCCACCAGGAGGGGATCGGCCGGGAGGAACTGCTGAAGCGGGCCGTGCTGGCCGCCGCGCCCTACTCCGAGCGGGGGCTGGTGTACGCGGGCTTCTCGCTCGGCGCCTCCATCGCCCAGACCCTCGCCCTCGGCGACCACCGGGCGCGCGGGCTGCTCCTCCTGCACGGCACGTCGGACATCGCGCCCAACGCCGCGGTCGACGACCTGCCGGTCCAGCTGCACGTCGCCGAGCCGGACGCCTTCGAGACGGACGACTGGCTCAGCGCCTGGTACCTCCAGATGGGCCGGATCGGCGCCGACGTGGAGGTGCACAGGTACGCCGGGGCCGGCCACCTCTACACCGACCCGGAGCTGCCGGACTACGACGAGGAGGCCGCCGAGGCCACCTGGCGGGTGGCGCTCGGCTTCCTCGACTCGCTCCAGGAGGCGGACGCCGCTCAGACGGGCGCGTAG
- a CDS encoding mechanosensitive ion channel family protein produces the protein METVLRPLVVVGGSVLLTLVIGWATDLLLRKADGRHPETPLWGLLRRARIPYQVMLCAALLRGSYVEAQVFPDHRSAVGRLLTLLLIGSVAWLVVRIAAAVVETSYSRYAHTHAERAPARVRRVRTQVSLIMRVVSAVVGVVAVSSMLLTFPAMRAAGASLLASAGVLGIVAGIAAQSTLSNMFAGFQIAFGDMVRMGDTVVVDGEWGTVEEITLTFLTVRTWDERRITMPVSYFTSKPFENWSRGTPQMTGTVFWHLDHTAPLEAMRERLRDLLRECPAWDGRDYNLTVTDTTANTMQVRALVTAKDADDIWTVRVTVREGMIRWLADEHPYALPRVNTADAALRPSRDGVHRPRRSPDGSARRFPEQPTKSL, from the coding sequence ATGGAGACCGTACTCCGCCCACTGGTCGTGGTCGGCGGTTCCGTCCTGCTGACGCTGGTCATCGGATGGGCCACCGACCTGTTGCTGCGCAAGGCCGACGGACGGCACCCCGAGACCCCGCTGTGGGGGCTGCTGCGCCGCGCCCGCATCCCGTACCAGGTCATGCTCTGCGCGGCCCTGCTGAGAGGCTCGTACGTCGAGGCGCAGGTGTTCCCGGACCACCGGTCGGCCGTCGGCCGGCTGCTGACCCTGCTCCTGATCGGCTCCGTGGCCTGGCTGGTGGTCCGGATCGCCGCGGCCGTCGTCGAGACCTCGTACTCCCGCTACGCCCACACGCACGCCGAGCGCGCCCCGGCCCGGGTGCGGCGGGTGCGCACCCAGGTGTCGCTGATCATGCGGGTGGTCTCGGCGGTGGTCGGCGTGGTCGCCGTGTCGTCGATGCTGCTGACGTTCCCCGCGATGCGGGCGGCGGGCGCCTCGCTGCTGGCCTCCGCCGGTGTCCTCGGCATCGTGGCCGGCATCGCCGCGCAGTCCACGCTGAGCAACATGTTCGCCGGGTTCCAGATCGCCTTCGGCGACATGGTGCGCATGGGCGACACGGTCGTGGTGGACGGCGAGTGGGGCACCGTCGAGGAGATCACCCTCACCTTCCTGACCGTGCGCACCTGGGACGAGCGCCGGATCACCATGCCGGTGTCGTACTTCACGTCCAAGCCGTTCGAGAACTGGTCGCGCGGCACCCCGCAGATGACCGGGACCGTCTTCTGGCACCTCGACCACACGGCGCCGCTGGAGGCGATGCGGGAGCGGCTGCGCGACCTCCTGCGCGAGTGCCCGGCCTGGGACGGCCGCGACTACAACCTGACCGTCACGGACACCACCGCGAACACCATGCAGGTGCGGGCCCTGGTGACGGCGAAGGACGCGGACGACATCTGGACGGTACGGGTCACGGTCCGGGAGGGGATGATCCGCTGGCTCGCCGATGAGCACCCGTACGCCCTGCCCCGGGTCAACACCGCGGACGCGGCGCTGCGCCCCTCCCGCGACGGTGTCCACCGCCCCCGGCGCTCCCCCGACGGGAGCGCGCGGCGTTTCCCGGAACAGCCGACGAAGAGCCTGTGA